The following are encoded in a window of Vicia villosa cultivar HV-30 ecotype Madison, WI unplaced genomic scaffold, Vvil1.0 ctg.000063F_1_1_2_unsc, whole genome shotgun sequence genomic DNA:
- the LOC131623432 gene encoding uncharacterized protein LOC131623432 yields MSQDHRQLTSDIVSHCIRDLVNTDPLIKVKLIISHITGKYGYNISYRKAWIAKVKAIESLYGNWETSYNDLPQWLLVMKTYLPGMIIDLETLPAFSNEGSQLGDKMIFHRLFWAFQPCIHGFAYCKPIVQVDGTWLYGRYKGTLLMAVAQDGNGNIFPIAFAIVEGETKDAWSFFLRNLRIHVTPQPNLCLISDRHPSIKGAYDDPANGWQNPPSSHVYCIRHIAQNFMRAIRDKELRKKLVNMGYALTESTYNYYRTEIRQTNRDAMEWIENIPREKWARAFDRGQRWGHMTTNLAEAMNSVLKATRNLPIASLFSATYFRMGALFGQRGHEWTKRLTSGQTFTDKCIKGMTEEVNKASSHNVYQFDRERFYFMVAERINRNDGRPTGTYGVDLRKRTCDCGKFQAFHLPCSHVIAACESIRQDYTIHIPDVFKIQHVFKVYQQSFQILPHQDNWPQYRGPTLCHDETMRRKKRGRPNSTRIRTEMDDVEKEKRMCGICREVGHIRSKCPNVSGPSNRPP; encoded by the exons ATGTCGCAAGATCATAGACAACTTACATCAGATATTGTCTCTCACTGCATCAGAGATTTGGTTAACACCGACCCCTTAATTAAGGTAAAGCTCATTATTTCTCATATAACAGGAAAGTATGGTTATAATATATCTTACAGGAAAGCGTGGATTGCAAAGGTAAAGGCCATAGAATCCTTGTATGGAAACTGGGAGACATCTTACAATGACCTTCCACAATGGTTATTGGTAATGAAAACATATCTGCCTGGAATGATAATAGACTTGGAAACTTTACCTGCATTTTCAAACGAAGGAAGTCAGTTGGGTGATAAGATGATATTCCATCGTCTATTTTGGGCTTTTCAaccttgcatccatggttttgccTATTGCAAGCCAATCGTTCAAGTCGACGGAACATGGTTGTATGGAAGGTACAAAGGGACATTGTTGATGGCTGTGGCGCAGGATGGGAATGGTAACATTTTTCCAATTGCTTTCGCTATTGTCGAGGGTGAAACCAAGGATGCTTGGAGTTTTTTCCTTCGTAATCTAAGAATCCATGTGACACCCCAACCCAATCTATGCCTAATATCAGACAGACATCCATCGATTAAAGGTGCCTACGATGATCCTGCAAATGGATGGCAAAATCCTCCGTCATCACATGTCTATTGCATAAGGCATATCGCGCAAAATTTTATGCGTGCGATTAGAGACAAAGAACTACGTAAAAAACTCGTCAACATGG GATATGCATTGACGGAGTCAACGTACAATTACTATAGAACCGAAATTCGTCAGACAAATAGAGATGctatggagtggattgaaaatatCCCCAGGGAGAAGTGGGCAAGGGCGTTTGATAGAGGGCAACGATGGGGACACATGACGACTAACCTTGCAGAAGCAATGAACTCTGTGCTAAAGGCTACCAGAAATCTTCCAATAGCGTCTTTGTTTTCGGCCACATATTTTCGGATGGGAGCATTATTTGGTCAACGCGGACATGAATGGACAAAGAGGTTGACATCAGGCCAAACTTTTACAGACAAGTGTATCAAGGGGATGACTGAAGAAGTCAACAAAGCAAGCAGTCATAATGTTTACCAGTTTGACCGGGAGAGGTTCTATTTTATGGTGGCCGAAAGAATAAACCGCAACGATGGTCGTCCAACTGGTACTTACGGTGTTGATCTGCGAAAGCGAACATGTGATTGTGGAAAATTTCAAGCGTTCCATTTGCCTTGCTCACATGTGATTGCAGCATGTGAAAGTATACGCCAAGACTACACCATTCACATACCCGACGTGTTCAAGATACAACATGTTTTTAAAGTCTACCAACAAAGCTTCCAGATCCTCCCACATCAAGACAATTGGCCTCAATATAGAGGGCCTACTCTTTGTCATGACGAAACTATGCGTAGGAAAAAAAGAGGCCGCCCTAACAGTACTCGGATTCGAACCGAAATGGACGACgtggaaaaggaaaagagaatgtGTGGGATATGCCGTGAAGTAGGCCATATCCGAAGTAAATGTCCAAATGTATCAGGCCCGTCCAATAGGCCTCCTTAA